The Triplophysa dalaica isolate WHDGS20190420 chromosome 18, ASM1584641v1, whole genome shotgun sequence genome includes the window TGTTGATTTCTCTATTTATGACATTATAGGATTCTGACACAGAACAGTGAGGAGATTTCTAGAGATCTTCTGTCTCTCGGAGTTATCCATCACTTACTGTATGCTATGGGTAATCAAGAACATCCAGATGCCCAGAGAAAAGCAAGCCTGGCTTTAGAGGTACAAACAACCACCCACTTAACACCcattcattattaaataaactatatcAACTCTACTGATTTTAAAATTCATTGTCTGTTTAGCATTTTGTACGCATGTATCCAGTGGTGGAGGAGCATGTACGCAGAGCCATGGGCACCACACTGTTTCAGTCTTTTATGGTGAGGTCATTTCATGTTCAATCTTCTTTTATAACACGTTAAAGATAACTTTTTGATTACGTTTTGGTCTTTATCTATTGCTTTAAAGAggtgtttttaaattttgtttacagAACAATGCAGAGTGTCTACATCTGAATATGGATGAGACACAGGCTAACattttactttcaaacacaaatgtgtCATGTGGTGAGTTTATAAAACAAAGCTGAGGTTTTAATTAAGTTCttccatatttttatttaaataaaaaaatcccatcATAGCCTTATATTTATGGCCATTGAAAATTAGCTACTATTGgtgatgttttcattttattgtcttTAGTTCTCGAGGAGCAGAATTCAGAACCTTGAACACGGTCGAAGGAAACAATACAGAAGGATAACCATTTTTTAGCAGCTGTgttaattgttgttttttgtacaaataaaaagtgagaatttacaaaaacagttcTCATACATTTATGATTGCAAATAATACTGTGGTGGGGTGAAGAATAAAGCAGGACCatgatataaaacataaaaaaatacttagtagttataaaatgtatatataaacacacacgaacacacgcacacatatataaatacatacaatcTATTATTTATCCTAATATAAGATTTGAACATGTCTCTTTTAATTTGAGACTACGTAATTTGCGGTACGTTATCCGTTATTGGCTGTCTTTGGTCCCGCCCCCAGGAAGTGAAACAAACGCGGGAGAAGTGACATGTGTGCAGCCTATCACTTCAAGACTCCGTCAATATACACATCGCGTTTTTAACCCACATTGACATTTGTGTCACATACATAACTTGTGTTTAAGTTTAAGGCTTTTAAATGAGTGTAGTTATGCAGTGATCATATAGTAACCCTCCCGTCGTTTACAAAGAACAGATCTGTTGCCATGAGTAGATTGAGATCTGCGATGCAGAGGGGGAAAAGTGTGGTTTTAGAGAATACCGAAGTCAAGAAATCCagcaataaaaagaaaacaaaggctACCATTAAAGAAGGTGAGTGCTTGTCCAATTCATGACAACTCGCTTTCTGCATAGCCTGTAGTTTCTGGTAAATTTACTTCACGTTTTTCCAGAGGAAACATCAGAACACTCCTCGTATCACTTTTTCAATGATCTACCTGAAATTTCTGCATACCGATCTCACCTACTGCAATGGTATGACCAAAACAAAAGAGAGCTTCCGTGGAGGACAGTGGTAAAGACATGCTGATTTAAATCAAGAATATTCTTTCAATCGTtgttaaacatcaaacattgtgTAACTTACATCTCATTCTTTGTTTACTTTTGATATTATCATATACAGGCCATGACAGAACCAGATGTTAATATCAGGACATATGCTGGTAAGAAACGGGTTTAATGTAGTATTTTATAACATGAATTCTTCTCATAGAACTTGTTTTCCTCATACAAAATGTTTAGTGTGGGTCTCAGAAATCATGTTACAACAGACTCAAGTTGCCACTGTGATAGACTACTATAACAAGTGGATGCAGGTACGTAAAGTATTTTAGCTTAATTTTGCAGGTGGTTTGGACtgccaaatatattttatgtctttgtttttagaGATGGCCGACTGTGGAAAAACTTGCTGCAGCTACATTAGAGGTGATGGTTGCATTGACACGGCttaaaaatagaagaaatcaTATTTATTGAGTTCGTCAAAGTTGAGTTTTGGTGTCTTCCAAAAGGAGGTAAACCAAGTGTGGGCAGGTCTTGGATACTACTCTCGGGGACGCAGGTTACACGAAGGAGCTAAGAAGGTAGGCTTTATGACTAAACTTAAGTTTACCGTCTAAAATTTTGTTGAACTCACAGATCAGTCTGAAAGTAATTCATGTTTTTGGCAAGTACAGGTGGTATCAGACCTCAACGGACAGATGCCAAGGTGCACAGAGGGACTTTTGAAACTGCTTCCAGGGGTGGGACGTTACACCGCAGGGGCAATTGGCTCTATAGCTCTTGGACAGGTCGCCGTTGCATATGCAGTCACACGTTTTTTTAGAACGATAACCGCGTTGATTCCTGTATATTTGTCGTTTTCGTTCATGTGTCAAAATAaggttgtttgtttttctccagGTCACAGGTGCAGTTGATGGAAATGTCATCCGTGTGCTGTGCCGTGTTCGGGCCATAGGAGCAGACAGCACTGGTCCTGCAGTTACGGAGGCTTTGTGGTACATAAAAGATCCATCACGGATAAATACGATTAACTGTTTGCCACCATTTacttacaattacattttttgggtcTGTTTTAGGAAGATTGCAAATACGATCGTGGACACTGAGAGACCTGGAGATTTCAATCAGGCGATGATGGAGTTAGGGGCCAGAGTTTGCACCCCAAAATCCCCTCTTTGCAGCCAGTGTCCCATTCAGACCCATTGCCATGCATTTAGAAAGGTACTACCAAGCAGCTCTCAACAATACACTTACTTCCCAAACAGAAACTGCATAATATTAAATATCCTAATATTTGTAGGTGAGCATTAAGCAAGAGCAAGACTCTAAAAGACTTCAAAGTAAATTGGCCTCAAAGCCAAATACCTCAGTTGTTGACATAGAAAACTGTTGTAAGTTCTCCAAGTTTATTCTGTAATATTCTCAcaagtattacattttttttcaaacatcatAAATTAGATTCACTGTATTTACTTGACAGCAGCTGCTGGCAGTTGCAACTTGTGTCTGTCAGAGGACTGGGACTCCAAACAAGGGGTGCAGAATTATCCTAGAAAGCCGGTCAAAAAGGCTCCACGTGTGGAGAAAACTCTTACCTGTATAGTACAACGTCAGAGAGGACAGGAGACAGAATATCTGCTAACTCAAAGGCCAAGCAAAGGTAAGACTCTTGCAAACTTATTTTGACTGTTTTTAAAATTTGAAAGTGATACATTTCTCCTAGAAATTATACCCGTGTGTTTCTCATCTGCAGGACTCTTGGCAGGGATGTGGGAGCTACCCAGCATGGTCCTGGAGTCTGACCTCTCCGAGAATAAACATGGAGACTTATTATGCACCATGATGCAAAGATTTCTAGACACATTACTGGGCACAGACTCCTTTCAGTTTGTTGGAGAAGTAAGTATTTTGGGGTTCAGATAAGAGAAGTTTTGCATATCTGGTCATAACTTGATATCTGATATCTATGTTCCTTATCAGGTGGTTCATATTCTCTCCCACATCCATCAGACATATGTTGTGTATTCCGTGTGTGTATCTGACTGCTCAGAGAAAGAACAAGAGCAGAATACATGCTGGCTTACTAAATGTGCCCTGCAGGGGGCAGCTGTGTCCACAGGACTGAAAAAGGTGTTTATTTTCCCACAATCCCCCACACCcagttaatgttttaaattgaatgTCCTGTATATACCtaatgatttattatatttgattaCACAGATAATGAAGCTCTATGACTCCTCAAGCAAAGCAAACACTAGGgtaatatgaatattttgttgGAATAGGATTTCAATCAACATTTTGAtctattttcatgttttatgactgatttattttaaagttgcaGTACTGTTCTTGACATTTATCACTATTTTTAAGGATATAAAGAGAAAACTCAGCCCCGGGGATGGAACAGAGAAGCAGtctaacaaaaagaaaaaacttaaaGTTGTCGCAGCTAATGGAGGACCCAAACAACTCAGTCTCAGTAAATTCTTTTCTACCTCAAAGCAAGCAACCAAAACCAAGAGCAAAAACACATGACAAAGGCTTGTTTTTCTATTAAGTTCTTATGgtgttcaatgttttatatgtggtcgtgtttttttttatgttgtgtgtggAGAATAACCACAAGTATTCATTTATAGACGTTTTTAACCGGTCAATTCAATATTATTGAGTTGTTTTAAATggacaataaattaaaatttgtttaaaaacgaGCAAACATGTCTAATAAACATGGCTGACTCAGTTTTGTTGTCCTTTTAAGCTTTTATTGCATCCATGTTCTTTGAAGTAAAACGACCTTTTGCTGTTGTGTATTTAGTGTTTAGTTTAACCTTTGTTaaagcttttttaataaaacagccTTTGCGCGTGGGTGAACTAGCCATTGGCGGTTTCTCATGAATGTGCGGTCTTTTGTTCTCGCTCTACGTCATCAAAAACCGTAAAAGTCCGGTTCCATTACTCCAGCTTTGCGTGACTACGAAATCAGTTTGAAGTCACTGCGGCGCGTCCATCCTTTAAACAAGTCTTTCGTTAAATTAATTCCGTGTTCTATTTATTTCAACGTTacctgttcattttttatttatttacgtaAGTTGAGACTTTTAACTGTGACCTGGGAGTTTCCTTTATAGGTTCTGTTCAAATAAGTTACACGACAGGTAACGTCAATGACAACCTTCCTTTCAgtgatacaaaacattttagtgCACGTTCAAAGTCCACCAAAATTCAGAGATAAAACTCACGATTGATCTAAAGTAGCGATACATTTCTGCTTTTCTAAGGTAAGTTATAGggaaaatatgacattttcagACGATCAAAGCTGAGCATTGAGTATGTTGCGATACAATGAATTTACACAGCATTTGTGTAAAGAATTGCAAAATATGCCACTGTATCGTATTTGCAAAGTATATATCTATGCGTTTATTTTGACATGTACCTCTTAAGCAGCGTTTTAAATGGACTCGGCATGGCAGAGGGTGGAATCGATGCATCGCTGGATTCTGGAGAATGGGGGTGTGTTGTCCGTCATTTCgtttaattcattaaatgttGCTAACAGGATATgtaatacaaaactatttccTGTCATTTCTTTCAGATAAACGCACAGACCCATGGCTTCTGGTCTACTCTCCTGTGCCGATCATTTGTATATTTCTGTGCTATCTTGGTGTTATTTGGATGGGACCCAAACTTATGAAACACAGAGAGCCAGTAAACCTAAAGCCAGTGCttattgtgtataatttttCCATGGTTGGTTTATCCGTGTATATGTTCCACGAGGTACATCATTTTCATTATctaataaatcattcaatgtAATACATTATACGCTGGATGcaatatacattaaatgtaagaaaagtaaaatgattattttaggattattaatattattcgTAGCCCTGTGTTACAATACAAATAACAATATAGACTTAATCTGTGAAATATTCAGATGGCATTTGTTCTCATTGAAACACTGCATTTGTCTCGGGCAGTTCTTGGTCACCTCATTGCTGGCAAACTACAGTTATCTCTGTCAACCTGTGGACTACAACCCCAGTCCATTGGGAATGAGGGTAATGCATCTGATCTACACCCACAGATAATTCAGTTTAAACTACAAATATTGTTTAGGTCTTTGATAGAATGTTCGAATCTCTTTCAtttgcaagtcactttggataaaactgtctgctaaatgaataaatgaaattgtTTACTTGCCTAGTGTTC containing:
- the mutyh gene encoding adenine DNA glycosylase isoform X2, whose translation is MSRLRSAMQRGKSVVLENTEVKKSSNKKKTKATIKEEETSEHSSYHFFNDLPEISAYRSHLLQWYDQNKRELPWRTVAMTEPDVNIRTYAVWVSEIMLQQTQVATVIDYYNKWMQRWPTVEKLAAATLEEVNQVWAGLGYYSRGRRLHEGAKKVVSDLNGQMPRCTEGLLKLLPGVGRYTAGAIGSIALGQVTGAVDGNVIRVLCRVRAIGADSTGPAVTEALWKIANTIVDTERPGDFNQAMMELGARVCTPKSPLCSQCPIQTHCHAFRKVSIKQEQDSKRLQSKLASKPNTSVVDIENCSAGSCNLCLSEDWDSKQGVQNYPRKPVKKAPRVEKTLTCIVQRQRGQETEYLLTQRPSKGLLAGMWELPSMVLESDLSENKHGDLLCTMMQRFLDTLLGTDSFQFVGEVVHILSHIHQTYVVYSVCVSDCSEKEQEQNTCWLTKCALQGAAVSTGLKKIMKLYDSSSKANTRDIKRKLSPGDGTEKQSNKKKKLKVVAANGGPKQLSLSKFFSTSKQATKTKSKNT
- the mutyh gene encoding adenine DNA glycosylase isoform X3, coding for MSRLRSAMQRGKSVVLENTEVKKSSNKKKTKATIKEEHSSYHFFNDLPEISAYRSHLLQWYDQNKRELPWRTVAMTEPDVNIRTYAVWVSEIMLQQTQVATVIDYYNKWMQRWPTVEKLAAATLEEVNQVWAGLGYYSRGRRLHEGAKKVVSDLNGQMPRCTEGLLKLLPGVGRYTAGAIGSIALGQVTGAVDGNVIRVLCRVRAIGADSTGPAVTEALWKIANTIVDTERPGDFNQAMMELGARVCTPKSPLCSQCPIQTHCHAFRKVSIKQEQDSKRLQSKLASKPNTSVVDIENCSAAGSCNLCLSEDWDSKQGVQNYPRKPVKKAPRVEKTLTCIVQRQRGQETEYLLTQRPSKGLLAGMWELPSMVLESDLSENKHGDLLCTMMQRFLDTLLGTDSFQFVGEVVHILSHIHQTYVVYSVCVSDCSEKEQEQNTCWLTKCALQGAAVSTGLKKIMKLYDSSSKANTRDIKRKLSPGDGTEKQSNKKKKLKVVAANGGPKQLSLSKFFSTSKQATKTKSKNT
- the mutyh gene encoding adenine DNA glycosylase isoform X1, whose product is MSRLRSAMQRGKSVVLENTEVKKSSNKKKTKATIKEEETSEHSSYHFFNDLPEISAYRSHLLQWYDQNKRELPWRTVAMTEPDVNIRTYAVWVSEIMLQQTQVATVIDYYNKWMQRWPTVEKLAAATLEEVNQVWAGLGYYSRGRRLHEGAKKVVSDLNGQMPRCTEGLLKLLPGVGRYTAGAIGSIALGQVTGAVDGNVIRVLCRVRAIGADSTGPAVTEALWKIANTIVDTERPGDFNQAMMELGARVCTPKSPLCSQCPIQTHCHAFRKVSIKQEQDSKRLQSKLASKPNTSVVDIENCSAAGSCNLCLSEDWDSKQGVQNYPRKPVKKAPRVEKTLTCIVQRQRGQETEYLLTQRPSKGLLAGMWELPSMVLESDLSENKHGDLLCTMMQRFLDTLLGTDSFQFVGEVVHILSHIHQTYVVYSVCVSDCSEKEQEQNTCWLTKCALQGAAVSTGLKKIMKLYDSSSKANTRDIKRKLSPGDGTEKQSNKKKKLKVVAANGGPKQLSLSKFFSTSKQATKTKSKNT